GGCTTCGCTGGCCTGGTTTTCAGGGATCCCCTCCTGAAGGACGCAGAAGGCTTCACCATTTTCATAAAGAACTTCATTCGCTTCCCCAAGTTCAACTTCTCCAAGTAGGTGGGGGCTTGGCTATTGGAGGGGGAGGTGGCCCTCGCTGTGGCTGTGCTGAGCCCTGCATGGTGTGTATACATGACTGATTAAACAGGGGTGCCCTTTCTTCTGCTTGGGGGTGGTTTCTGTTCTTGAGAGGAATAAAATACgaggggggttggggtggagggaggcCACATCTGGCAAAGGACTCACTGCCTCCTGCAAAGGGCTTGGGCTCAGCAACGAAGCGTCCCACCTTCGTGTCACGGCTTCCTTTCAGAGCCAATGTACTAGAAACGGGCAACAAACATTTCCTGAAAACCTGTCACTTCAGCTCCACCAATCTCTACTGCCCCATCTTCCGACTGGGGTCCATTGTCCGCTGGGCAGGGGCTGACTTCCAGGACATAGCTCTGAAGGTGGGTGATGTGTGCTCAGGGAGTCCTCCCTGGATACCTGGATGCTGTACTGAGAAGGGGAAGATGGAGGGGCCTCTAGGGCCAGGGTGATCCTGAATTGTCCCCTTGTCCTCAGGAGCTCACTATTTTCAGAGTTAGTTGTGACACATGGCCTGGCTGTGTCAGGCACTCAGTAGGAGTTGGGGTGGGCGAGTGGGGCTGACTTGGAGCCTGCTAGGTTGTTTTCTGATCCTAGGGCATCACCAGAAACAATTTTGAGGGACGTATAGACGCCTGCTGATCTACACGTAAAGTGTGGTCCTGCCAGACCTCTGGCTGACTCGTGTGGCTCTCCTAAAGGACCGCTCTGTGACTTCTGTCCATCTACGGGTAACTCTAGCATTCACCCTGTCTCTTGTATCAAGGGTGGTGTCATAGGAATCCACATTGAATGGGACTGTGACCTTGATAAAGCTGCCTCCCACTGCAACCCGCACTATTATTTCAACCGTCTGGacaacaaacacacagaatcCATCTCCTCTGGGTACAACTTCAGGTAACGACTGTTTTTGTGCAACCTGGTGACCTTGACTCTCTTCTGTATCCTCTGCTGGGTCAAGTCCCCCAGCGTTCTCAGGGTCCAGGGGTTGGTACTAAGCATGCTGGGAAAGCCCAGTCTTTGTAACTTGCCTCAGTGAGCAGGTCTGGGCGCACTCCTAGAGCAGCTCTAGATCCTGGATTGCTGAgactccccttccctccccccaagcTTTGTAAAGGTACGGGCAGATGAGCTTCCCCTGGGCCCTGTCTCCCAGGTTTGCCAGGTATTACCGTGACCCTCAAGGGGTAGAGTTCCGTGACCTGATGAAAGCCTACGGCATCCGCTTTGATGTGATAGTTAATGGCAAGGTATGTggctcctcttctctttccagggccaagtggaggctggagagccccccccccccccccgggatcTGGCGGTCGGTCCTCCCCGCCTTACTCGTTGGTCTGTTTCTGTTTCACAGGCAGGAAAATTCAACATCATCCCCACAGTCATCAACATTGGTTCTGGGCTGGCGCTCATGGGTGCTGTGAGTATCTCCCCTGCCTTCCCGGCGGCTCCCTAGGGACAGGGAAGTCAATAACTGACTGGCAGGAGCACGCAGAGCCCAGAACCCAGGAGGCCTGTGAGGTCACAGGGACAAAGGTGATCTTACACCGTGCCAGCTGCCCCAGAGGGCGCTGACTGCCTGTAGCCCTGGTTGTGAGCTTGAATGGAGTGTGGCCCACAAGTGGATCGTCCTCTAGTCCTACTGAGGGCTGGGATCTTTGGGATCCTCTATCTAAATATCTCCATCTCCGGTTCTGGTAATGGGAAACCGATTAGGCTAACCTGGTTTGGGCACTGTTGACAGTTGGGGCCAGAGACTTCTTTGCTTTGTAGGTGTTCAGTGCACTGTGTTTAAGAATCCCTGATTTCTACTCAGTAAGTGTCAGTAGACCCCTCCTCACAGATGCGTTGCTCAAAAAGGGGCTCCAGCTGAGAACTTGTAGTTCAAAGGATGAGAAGCAGGGGAGACAGTCTTGTAATCTTTTGGGGTGGGTGGTTAGCCACCCATTGTGGCTTCTATGGTAGGAAATAGCTGGAGTGTAGGGAAGGGCTTCCTGCAAATGATACTTCCTTGGTGTTTCTGGGAGGAGGTTAAATGTGGGAGGCATTGTTAGGGGTTCACGCCAGCACAGCAAATTCCATGCCGCCATGGCTTCCTGACGCCCCTTCCCTCTGCCCGGGCAGCCCAAGCAGCCATGGAAGGATTTTCTATCAGGACCCAGGATTGACTCTGCATTGAAAGTGAGAAACTTGTCTTCACAGGGATTAAGAGTGATCTCTaatgggcagtgatggtgcacacctttaatcctagcacttgggaggcagaggcagggggaatctcttagtttgaggtgagcctggtctaggccaaggatacacagagaaaccaggtcttgaaaaccaaaccaaaccgaaccgaaccgaaccgaaccaaaccaaaccaaaccaaaccgaaccaaaccgAACCAAGTGGTCCCCAAGTGACTAAGGCAGTCATTTTTAGGATCCCTGGCTGTGTTGTGCATGTGTAGCTCTCTGACAATGTAGGAAAAATCTGGAAGTCTGAGAACACGGCCGTGGACTGAAGGTAATGGGTGCAGCGGAGGGTGGTGGTAAAGGCTGAGAGAAGCAGCGAGAAGTTGATAAATGACATTTCTGGAGTCTGAGGAAAACACAGATGCTCCACTGGGGCCTCCTTTGCCTTCGGGAACAATACCTCCATCCCTGTGCCAAAGGTAGAGTAGCCCTCTGCTGGAGCAGGCGGGCATTACACGCAACATGTGCACCTCTGAGGCCCGGGCTCAGTGATTACTCTGCCCCACTGTGTTAGCTCAGACTTCTTGTCTTTCCTTGACCAGGGTTGTAGCATCCCTATTGTTGAGGTTAAGATGCCTTCCAGCCAGGGTACCAGAGGGCTCTGTGAACCATTACATTGCCACTGTCATGCCTCCCTGTAAAGGACTAGGATCAGCATCCCTAAAAGCATTCTCAGACATGCTGGTTCTCCCTCCCATTGGAAGCATCCTTTGCTCTTCCCACACAGGCCCTGTGGCATTTTCTGGTGATGACAAACCTGCTGCTTCCTGTGCAATGTAGTCCCAGGCCTCCAATTCAACTCTCAAGACAGCCTGGGTGCTGCTCCCCGGGTTGAGTGAATGCTACTATGTTCCACCCACTCCCGATCCTGTTTCCATTATAGGGCTAGTGGCTCTACATCATAATCCACTTGTCTCTGGCAGCACAGGGAGTCCCCATGTCTCTGTAGTCACACCCCTCTGGCACACCAGTGAATATCTGGTTGATGGCACACCAGTGCATATCAGTGCATTCTTAGCAAATGCACGTTGACATTATCAGACCTGCCTGGTCAGGGCAGAGAGGGGAACTTGACCCATGGAATGAGACAGCATTGCCCCAATCTAACCTGTACCTGCCATGGGGTGGCTCTGTTCTCCCAGACATCACCCCTTTCTggactgtcttttcttctttcatgtggTACTCTGCTCCTGGGCTGTGGCAGGCTCCAAGCAGTATGAAGCTAGGATTCTGAGTCATAGCTCCCAACTCTTTTGCAGGGGGCTTTCTTCTGTGACCTGGTACTTATCTACCTCATCAGAAAGAGCGAGTTTTACCGAGACAAGAAGTTTGAGAAAGTGAGGTAAGTTAACCTTCCTCCCTGTTGCTCAAGAggatctccccagcccctgtcttAGAGCCCCATCTGGCTGGTCCTGGGTTGGGTGTGCATGTGACATGCTATGAGGACCTGCTTCATAAGACTGAACTTGGTTCAGAAGACCCAGAGAAGAAGTCTCCCCAGGTTACATGACAGATTTCTTTATAGGCTCTAGCTTACTGGGAGGTTTTAGACATGCCCAAGCCTTCTTCTTTGGGCTTCAGTTTCTCTGAGATGAGAACACTGGTTTATACAAAATGGACTTGGATTTTAGAGGCCTGGGGTTGaaggaagaagtgtgtgtgtctatgtgcacttAGCATCGAACATAGGACAGCGTGGGAGGGTGCTGAGTCTgcaggaagggaaaggggttCTTGCCTTGGTCTTGGAGAAGGAATTCTGGAGTTGGGACTAGAATGAAGAACTGGGTCAGGCAGCATGTGCTTCCTCAGCCCCAGCAACCTTGACTATGGGGTGCAGGATGGACCTGCGTGGTTTGTGTGCATTGCCCCAGATGCAGCTTGAACCTAGCTGGTCCAGTCCCACCTGGCCATAGGCTGCTTTGCTGGAGGAAAGAGTCTGGCTCAATTGAGGGTACAATTCTTTGTGAGTGCCCCAAGAAGGTTGTGGCCATTTCGTATGCAGGGGTCAGAAGGAGGAAGCCAATGTTGAGGTTGAGGCCAACGAGATGGAGCAGGAGCTGCCAGAGGACAAGCCACTGGAGAGGGTTCGTCAGGATGAGCAGGCCCAGGAACTGGCCCAGAGTGGCAGGAAGCAGAATAGCAACTGCCAGGTGCTCTTCGAGCCTGCCAGGTGAGGGACTGACTTCTGCAGAGGGTGTACTTGGGATTCGCTCCAGAGGGAGTCTCCCAGGCCTAGGGTGGTCCTTCTCCCAGCCccgtttttgttttcccttcttgcTAAGGTTGGGCATCCTCCAGCTGGGAGCTGGGTCAGGGCAGGGAAGAAGCTGAGAAATAGCCTGGGATGGAGCAGAGTAAAGACGGAAAAGTGGAGGCTGAGGGCTGTAGCAGGGAGGCCAGACTGAGGGATTCTAAGCATAGCCATCCCCGGAGCGGTCACTGCCTGGTCACGTGAGCTCCTTACCTGCAGGTCCACCTTGCTTGTCTAGCACAGCCCCCTGTCGCTGTGCGAGGCTCTGTGAGTCCCAGTCCTCAGTCTGAACACCGTCATGCATCTGAGCTGCAGCTGGGACAGTATTCTTTCTCCTCGGCTATGCCTTCCTGCTCACTGACAGAGAAAGGCAGCAGGCCATGACTGCCAGAGTTCCTGactgccttctctctgcctgtgtgcaCCCCTCCCTCAAGGTCTGGCCTCCAGGAGAATGCCTTCGTGAACATGAAGCAGCCACAGATCTTGCAAACAGTGAAGACGTAGCCAGAGCTCTTGGCAGGGGACAGATTCAAAGATGCCTGGGCCAGGACAGGCCATGGCTCTGAACTGGGGAGAGGCACCACGGTGGGGCCCCCCCAACTCAGGACATGGCTTCTGAGAACAGGTCCTTCAACTCCACCCAGCTTGGGTGGGATCCTGCTGCAAGCTTTGTTTCACGGAAGGCCTCCTGGTGGCCAAAGTGGCTCAGGCTGCAGGAAGGAGGCCCTGGGGCAGGCCCGCAGGGAAGGGGCAGGCCTGGGGTTTCAGTGGTTGCTTTCTGTCCCTGACTCTGAGCCCAGCtggacatttgtttatttacacagGCAGTGCACATTTATTGGTGCATGCTGCACTTCAGTCCTATCTGAGAGACTTAAAGGAGATGCTGACCTGGCCCTAGGGTAGGGGGCACACAGGTTAACTCTCACCAGAGACACCATAGTCAACCCAGCCAGCCTGGCCCTCCTCCAGCCTCTAGCCAAGCCTCTGACAAGTCCCTGCAGAGAATGATGGCTGCTCTGAAAAAGCTGTTGGATGACATCCAGGGGACACTTAGCTCCACCCCCAGATGTAACAAGTAAAGCAGGCCAAGGAGGCACCTGGAAAAAAGCTTAAGGGGAGAGCAAACACCCAGGCCTCCTAGGTaaggctggggaaggaaggcaaGCCAGCCACTACCGGAAGCCTAGGGTGGCTCTGGAAATTGACTTGCCCAGGTCAGACATGGACTTGTGTGGTTCAGCCcttgctgcctggttggtgctgGGGGGtccctgtctgtcttccttcctgtgcTCAGAAGCCCAGCCTTGATGTGCTAATGAGATAAAGGATAATTGAAAGGCTGTTCCTGACCTGTGTCCCAGTTCCTTCTCCCACTGCATCTCATTTCATGGAACCCAAAGTGGTTCCAGTATCCACGCTCCAGAGAGCCTGACAAAAAATGCAGGGCTGCAGGCCTCTCTCCTTAATCCTTCCCTTATGAGTTTCTTCAAGTTCCAGTGACTTGCAAGCACACTGTTGTCGATGCCAGTTTGGGTGACTTACACATGCTGCCCTGAGGCCAAGAGGGTCCCTGTCCCATCcccacttgtttttgtttgagacaggaggtctctatgtagccctggctgtcctggaactctatacagaccaggctggccccacagGTAACTGTCTGCCccttaagtgctgggactaaagccaCTGCACCTGGCTTCTCATCTCCATTTGGAAGACAACGgtatgctcattttttttttttttaaattcaaacatTTTGATGAGGTTAATACTTAATCTAATTCAAAATTTAAAGGTTCAGACATAgaagtagccaggtgtggtggtcaacaactttaatcccagcacttgggaggcagaggcaggcagagtttaaGGACAGCCCAATCAATGGAAGTAGTTCTATGCTAAGGagtatatagagagaccctggtttttatttcttgaaataagaaaaagacatcCTTTCCTATTAACCctttcatttttctgaggaacgTCTGGCCAGCTGGCCATTCCTTTCCTATAAGACCAAATTCCCTGTCAAAACCAGACTTGGGACACATTTAAATACAGGGCTGGGGATCAGGCTCACTTTCATCTATCCGGTGGATATCTGGGCGCTTCTTTTGACACTAGGGAGCTCCTCTCTGAAAAGCACCCCACCACATGTAGAACCCTTACCGACGGTAATCAGAAGGGGCCTGGTAGCTgggtgaggtggcacacacctgtagacTCAGCATATGGGAAGTGGAGGTGGGTCACCTGAGCTCAGGAATTTCAACCTAGGCAACAGATAGTTTCTAGAAAAAAGGGTAGAGGGCtgaagcaatggctcagtggttaagagcacgggctgctctttcagaaaggccaggttcagttcccagcaaccacgtgatggctcatAACCTCCTGTTCCAAGGGAATCagatgccctgttctggcctctgtgggctccaggCATGCTCTggtgcagatatacatgcagccaaaacacctatacacacgAAGTAaagttaattataaaatttttagcctggtgtgatggtgcatgcctttaactccagcatgGGGTGGCAGAACAAgtgaatcttttatttttatatttattttatgtatgagagtacactgtggctgtcttcagacacaccagatgagggcatcggatcccattacagatggttgtgaggctacgtgtggttgctgggaattgaactcaggacctctggaagtgcagtcgtggctgaaccatctctccagacccggAACAAGTTAATTTAtattgaggccagtctagtctacggagcaagttccaggacaacgagggctatgtagagagactgtctggaaaaacccaaaataaataaaccaataaggAAAGGGCTAGTGGTGTCCAGACCAGGACTGCTCTCAAGGTCAGCAGCTCCCTCACCTTTGGTAGTCTGGGGTGTCACTGAGCCGTTCTGCTTTCCGAAAGTGGAAGCAAACTCAGCTCGCAGCTTCTCTGTTTGGAAGACATGATGGCCAAAGGCCATGCTGTACAGAACTTGGCTGGTTCCTCCCAATTCTGAAATGGCTTGGGGACAGTTAGACTGTCAGAACGAAAATGCCTTTTACTAGTAATAAACTGGTAAAACAGTAAACTAGTAAATACTGAGTTCCTGTTATGTGTCCTGCTCTTGTCAGGTGTTGGACTAAATCCTGTATCGGTGAACAATACGCATGGCCCCTGCCCTCACCTGCTTCTAGTCTGGTAGGTGGTGAATCTTAACCATGAAGTGGTCACACTTGCTATCATGAACCAAATAGGGTGCTAGGGGGCTCAGAAAGACCAGGGATCTTATTCCAGTCCCTCACAGGGCTGCCCACTCTGCCAAAGTTGCTGagtacccccccaccccaacttctTGCATTCTGCATAATCTTAAGGTAGCTCATCCATCTTATGGAAAACAGCttatattgaaaacaaaataagaaaacccaacaaaaaaaccaacccaccaAAACCTCCAGGGTCTTCTATAGCccagacttgccttgaactcctggtctgaATTACAGCCTCCAGGTGAAACCAGGCTTTTAACTCAAGAACTGAGTCAGGAACTTGAACTCCTAAACTTGGGGAAACACTTTTATTCCTTTCTGGGTACTGCTTGGCTTATTGGCTAGTCTTAGCCCAAGAGCTCCTTCCTATTCTCACCTTCCAGGATCTGAGGAACTCTTTGCATCAGTCTCTAACCCAAACTAGGCCATCTAGTATTGTCCTACAAGCTGTCCCATGCCTTTGGGAGCATCATGATGTGGGCCAACAAGAAAGTGACACACTGGGTGCTGTCAATGTGACAATCAGTCATGAAAGAGCACTGGCCATTGCTTCTTTTGCCCTTCCTCATTAGCACCAGCTGCTGTCTCAGTTGGGGACCCATCATAAAGGTGGAACATGACTTGTTCCAGGTATCTGAGCTGGGGACTAGAGTCTGTCATCACAGCATCTTTTGGAGATGACTGGGGCTCCACATTGTTTCACCCACACCCTCCCAAGGGACAGGCACTTTCCTGCCAGCTTCAAAAGACAAGTGGGCCAAGATGGCAGGCAATTTCTGGGACCCGTCTAACATACATATTTTGGGACACTATAActtggttttaaaataataaaaggcatCAAGTTTTTTCCCTTTAGGGTTACCCCATGTaggggaaaacatttttttcgAGGTAGAAACAAGAAACAATAAGTAATGTGTGACATTCTGTTCCTTGTTATCATGAAGAGATGCAAATCAAAGTgtggggaattttttaaaaaattacatttatgtgtgtgtgcctcagtgtGCTTGTGAAGGCAGAGTTGGTTCTTCGCTTAGACCACGTAGGTGCTGGAGGCTGAACTCAGTCATCAGGTTGGCAGCAGTcactctcacctgctgagccaccttgctggccccaAGGAGACTCTTGACAGATGctaaaagacaaggaagaagaaggcttagtggttaagagaacttgctgttctCTTAACAGAAGACTGGAGTTTTGTTCCTAGCAtagctgtatctccagctccaggagagctgattaactctggcctctatgggcacttgCATATACCCAGcaacatgcagacacacatacctaTATAGGATTTAGAATAAAAACTGATAGAACAATTACTTCTCGTTGGATAAATGCTGGGAAGCATTTGACATTAGCTTACCCTCTGCTCATAGCTGATAGGTATATAAAAAGTCatcacatatttttaaagcagaCAACATTAGCAACACATTTACTGTTCAACAACAGGAGTGAGCCCTTCCTTCCCACCTAAGAAGTCCCTGAAGAGGTGGGGGCATGCTGGTCGGGATCTTTACAAGTGGGCACTTTGTGACAGGGAGGAAAAGCTATGACCTCAGCTgcttatttttggctttttgagacagggtttctctgtgtagccctggcactcactttgtaggccaggcttgccttgaactcagaaatctaccttcctctgcctcctgagtgctgggattaaaggtgtgcgccaccatgcccagcgtgACCTCAGCTTCTTGGCATGTGAGGCAAGCCTGTGGCCCAGGATTCAGGCTTGGGTGCCCAGGCACAGACCATCTACAGCCTGAGAAAGAGgtcttaaattcaattttttgtgtctttttaaaaaagggggggtggggtgggggggagagaagcCATTACACATTGCTCCTATAGTTTCCTCTAAATGCTCATGGAATCAAGGCCAACTTTCTCCCTGGGCCTTCTACTACCTGGTCAGGACTGCCTTCCGGCCTAATAAAAGgctcttcttcctcttatttttatcTGGCTGTTATTTAGCTTTCTAGTCTCAGATATAATGCTATTCCCTCAAGCACTCCTTGACTCCATTCCCAAGCCTAGTCCAGACCTGGTGCTTTTGTGTACTCTTTTATGGTATCTATATCATCTGTAAAACCAGGTAATGCCCTCTCCCCAGATAAGACTATAAATTCCATGCGCAACATGTTCATTACAAGTCTAAcacaagtatttattttttcagttaaaCATGTATTTCATTCTAAAACCCTCCTCTCAAGGAAGGATTACGAATGAACATATATAGTCAGAGGCATTTCAACAGAAACAAACTCATTTGATTAAATGTCCACATAACCTAATCTCCAGAGGACATCGCTTTAGAAAAATAGCTTGCATTTTTTTGTTATAGGAAAGGAGACTGAGACCTGGTGTAACTGGAACGTAGCTGATTTCACTCATATCGGGAAGCAGTGGTTAGTGGGAGGGGATGCTAGAAAAGAACTCTCTCATCCAATACAGCATAAGCAAATAGACTTGCAACTGGGCCTCGGCTCTGCTCCCTTCCAGATGAGCCACCTCTGGCAGAGACAACtaacctctctgtgcttcagGTTCTTCATTAACACATAGTTAGCAGTAACATTTCCATCGTTATGGCTAGAATGAAAACCCACAATGCCGGTACACGGAGAAAGCTTAGCAACACGAACTGATACCAGTTCTTAAGATGTTAACGTTAAATTCTCTCATGGAAGCCCTAGAGGTCCCTTTGGATTTACTAggtgttaaatgaaaaaaaaaaaaaatgtacaggcTGTGGTCTCGTACTTGCTCTCCGGGGAGCAAATCTTGGCGACTTCAAAGCTTGGCTAAACATCAAGGTGGGAAAGAACGACAAGGTGTCACACTTCATTTAATCTGAAGAATAATATTACAGGCTCTGTCTTCAGATATAAATTATAACAGTACAGAACAAGCAGCGAATTCCAACAATTTAAAAACTAAGTAAGTCTACCCGGTGTTAATTCTGGCAAGAGCCTTGCCGATCTGTTTTAAAGTCACCCCTGCCCTCATTTCAGTAGACGTGCACCATGCCATAGAGGAAGGTCCAAAAGAGGACGTAGGTGAAGAGGCCTCCGATGAGGCCTCCCGTAAAGAGAGGTCTTCGtgacttaaaatatttgttccaCCTCCTTCCCGCTTTGAGGATGAGGAGCAGGGAGAGCAGGACGGAGGCAAGCAGGTAGAAGATGAAGCCGTAGAGGCCGGTGAGGCCGAGGATGCCGGCGGTGGCCCCGGACAGCGCTGACACCGAGGTCCGGCAGTAATCCAGGACCGCGGCGTTGCCTCGCACGGCTGCCTCGCTGATGAACGGCGGCCCTTCCCGCTTGGCCACCACCGCGGCCATCGCACCCGCCGGGGCTCCGCTTCTGCCTTCTCGCCGACTCACGCGGAGCTGTGAAGAAACCCGAGTTACAAGTGGCGCCCGAAGCCCGGCGAGCTGAGCGCACGGCAGCGCCTCCTCCCCCTGGGACCTCCGACCTCCACGGCGCGCCGAAGCTGAGGCTCGGGCCGGCCCGGGacagcagcacagcagcacaCGCCCGACAGGCTCGCAGAGTTACCTGGGACGCCGCGGCACACAGTCCCTCGTGTTCCCTCAGACAGGAAAAAGCGGAGAGCCCCGCGCCGCCATCTTGCGCTGGAGGAATGCTGGGAGGGCTCGGTGTGCGCAGGCGCACAAACTCCGCCCCGCCCTCCTACGCTTGCGCCTCGGGCACTCTCCTCCTCCCGCCCCGCTTCAGCACACAAGTCCCGGGACTCCAGAAAGCCCAACAGCGCTCCAGATGCTGATTGGCTTCTTAAGTATTCATAAGGGGGCGGGCTGAGCAGGGCTGCCCTTTGTTAACCAGGGAGGGTGCGGCCGCGGGCATTCTCGCTGGGGGTCTCACCGGGCGCTGTCGCCTTGACAGATTTCGTTCGAAATGTCCCACGTCCCGGGCCAGCCTGTCACCGCCGTAGTGGTGAGTGCGCTTGCGCGGGCTCCTTCTCCTCTTGGCTCAACCCCATTTCGCAGAGCGGCAAACTGACATCTAGACAGACTGAGAAAGTATGGGACCCGGGGCTCCTGCGTATATTCCGGTGGCCGTTTCTGCTTAACAATGCTGCAGCCTTccctggcctggagagatggctgggacCTAAGAACCTCCCGGGACCCTGGACAGAGGCCAGATCCTGTGCACTGCTGCCGTCGGGTGTGGATACCTTTTAGTAGGCGCAGACCGGGAGGACGTAGGAGAAAGGCTGGTCCGTGGGAGTGTTAGAAAACTCCCCTGCCCTGGGCCTCCGTGTCCCCAGCTGGGAGGCCGTGGGGGGCGGGCGCCAATGTCCGTGAGTTGCAGCCTCTGGAA
This sequence is a window from Mus pahari chromosome 14, PAHARI_EIJ_v1.1, whole genome shotgun sequence. Protein-coding genes within it:
- the P2rx5 gene encoding P2X purinoceptor 5 isoform X2 yields the protein MGQAAWKGFVLSLFDYKTAKFVVAKSKKVGLLYRVLQLTILLYLLIWVFLIKKSYQDIDTSLQSAVVTKVKGVAYTNTTMLGERLWDVADFVIPSQGENVFFVVTNLIVTPNQRQGICAEREGIPDGECSEDSDCHAGESVVAGHGLKTGRCLRVGNSTRGTCEIFAWCPVETRSMPTDPLLKDAEGFTIFIKNFIRFPKFNFSKANVLETGNKHFLKTCHFSSTNLYCPIFRLGSIVRWAGADFQDIALKGGVIGIHIEWDCDLDKAASHCNPHYYFNRLDNKHTESISSGYNFRFARYYRDPQGVEFRDLMKAYGIRFDVIVNGKAGKFNIIPTVINIGSGLALMGAGAFFCDLVLIYLIRKSEFYRDKKFEKVRGQKEEANVEVEANEMEQELPEDKPLERVRQDEQAQELAQSGRKQNSNCQVLFEPARSTLLV
- the Emc6 gene encoding ER membrane protein complex subunit 6, whose protein sequence is MAAVVAKREGPPFISEAAVRGNAAVLDYCRTSVSALSGATAGILGLTGLYGFIFYLLASVLLSLLLILKAGRRWNKYFKSRRPLFTGGLIGGLFTYVLFWTFLYGMVHVY
- the P2rx5 gene encoding P2X purinoceptor 5 isoform X1, producing the protein MGQAAWKGFVLSLFDYKTAKFVVAKSKKVGLLYRVLQLTILLYLLIWVFLIKKSYQDIDTSLQSAVVTKVKGVAYTNTTMLGERLWDVADFVIPSQGENVFFVVTNLIVTPNQRQGICAEREGIPDGECSEDSDCHAGESVVAGHGLKTGRCLRVGNSTRGTCEIFAWCPVETRSMPTDPLLKDAEGFTIFIKNFIRFPKFNFSKANVLETGNKHFLKTCHFSSTNLYCPIFRLGSIVRWAGADFQDIALKGGVIGIHIEWDCDLDKAASHCNPHYYFNRLDNKHTESISSGYNFRFARYYRDPQGVEFRDLMKAYGIRFDVIVNGKAGKFNIIPTVINIGSGLALMGAGAFFCDLVLIYLIRKSEFYRDKKFEKVRGQKEEANVEVEANEMEQELPEDKPLERVRQDEQAQELAQSGRKQNSNCQVLFEPARSGLQENAFVNMKQPQILQTVKT